A section of the Amycolatopsis sp. AA4 genome encodes:
- a CDS encoding decaprenyl-phosphate phosphoribosyltransferase, translating into MSETTDERTENASGTAESAEATEAAAEKTEVAEETDKAEKTESPVPAAPAPASGPSPVGLVLGVIKTARPKQWVKNVLVFAAPFFAFSKATNRTELVIDALIAFVAFSLTASSVYLINDAVDVEADRAHPTKRNRPIAAGIVPVPVAYAAAVVFFLAGLAVSFAADWRLAIVLAVYEAVQLGYCFGLKHQPVVDLAIVGSGFLMRSVAGGVAGGIAMSQWFLLVTAFGSLFMVAGKRYAEIMLFERTGAKIRSSLKKYSASYLRFVWATSAAILIMSYCLWAFEIRQAEHNSVWAVVSMVPFVIAVLRYAVDVDGGNAGAPDEIALKDRVLQVLGATWVVTLFLSFYL; encoded by the coding sequence ATGAGCGAAACGACCGACGAGCGAACCGAAAACGCGTCCGGTACGGCCGAATCCGCGGAAGCGACGGAAGCGGCCGCCGAGAAGACCGAGGTCGCCGAGGAAACCGACAAGGCCGAGAAGACCGAATCCCCGGTCCCGGCCGCCCCCGCCCCTGCCTCGGGCCCGAGCCCGGTGGGTCTCGTGCTCGGGGTGATCAAGACCGCGCGGCCGAAGCAGTGGGTGAAGAACGTCCTCGTCTTCGCGGCGCCGTTCTTCGCGTTCTCCAAGGCGACGAACCGGACTGAGCTGGTCATCGACGCGCTGATCGCGTTCGTGGCCTTCTCGCTCACCGCCTCGTCGGTCTACCTGATCAACGACGCCGTCGACGTCGAGGCCGACCGGGCCCACCCGACGAAGCGCAACCGCCCGATCGCGGCGGGCATCGTCCCGGTCCCGGTGGCCTACGCCGCGGCCGTGGTGTTCTTCCTGGCCGGGCTCGCCGTGTCGTTCGCGGCGGACTGGCGGCTGGCGATCGTGCTGGCGGTCTACGAGGCCGTGCAGCTCGGCTACTGCTTCGGCCTGAAGCACCAGCCGGTGGTCGACCTGGCGATCGTCGGCTCGGGCTTCCTGATGCGCTCGGTGGCGGGCGGCGTCGCCGGCGGCATCGCGATGTCGCAGTGGTTCCTGCTGGTCACGGCGTTCGGCTCGCTGTTCATGGTGGCGGGCAAGCGGTACGCGGAGATCATGCTGTTCGAGCGCACCGGCGCGAAGATCCGGTCCTCGCTGAAGAAGTACTCGGCGAGCTACCTGCGCTTCGTGTGGGCGACGTCCGCGGCGATCCTGATCATGTCCTACTGCCTGTGGGCGTTCGAGATCCGCCAGGCCGAGCACAACTCGGTGTGGGCGGTCGTGTCGATGGTGCCGTTCGTGATCGCGGTGCTCCGCTACGCGGTCGACGTGGACGGCGGCAACGCCGGCGCGCCCGACGAGATCGCCCTGAAGGACCGCGTGCTGCAGGTGCTCGGCGCGACGTGGGTCGTGACCCTGTTCCTGTCGTTCTACCTGTGA
- a CDS encoding glycosyltransferase, with translation MPGKAAPVAEAAPAGQTRFAEHAPEGRLTAQRGLYAGPAPIVSKDMYAEVELGNALRERGSVTLEPSAKVTGNTYFGRFPASYWQRWTTATEVKLEAVVTGDGLLSLGASDMLGDPRVVDAQQVSGAKGAKVELTGKLDKFLDGGALWLDLETEGGQTLRVEQVRWTVDAPESIRPTAVTICTMNRADDCLKNLQALAADVSSLDTLDAIYVADQGTDLVESREGFEQVAKDLGEKLHYIKQPNLGGAGGFTRGMYEVAGHTETEHANVLFMDDDVLLEPDLVVRMTAFSNRAANPIIVGGQMLNLLHPNQLHVGAEYARLNTLEPGQPVQHSLSTADLLGVDEDGNPNRQERRLDAGYNGWWSCLIPYEVVKAIGYPLPFFFQWDDAEYSYRAREYGFPTVTLPGAGVWHADFHWKDWDEWHRYFNLRNSIITAALHSPFNLNLLSRVLLAQLVRYLLGMQYGLSATLIKAVEDFLEGPEILHDGGVEAMKEIRRIRDAYPETKRHKVTDVPGIASNDIGIINSAPRPSMQRLVLIKRILDKVLGRSRFGLGAVSIDEAHWWHVALFDTAVVTDASQEGVRVRTYDKVKMFDLAKRGAKVLNRLRKEGAGVQEQYKRAMPELTSRENWKRLYGL, from the coding sequence ATGCCCGGTAAAGCAGCCCCGGTCGCGGAGGCGGCCCCCGCAGGCCAGACGCGGTTCGCCGAGCACGCCCCCGAAGGCAGGCTCACGGCCCAGCGCGGGCTGTACGCCGGGCCGGCTCCGATCGTCAGCAAGGACATGTACGCCGAGGTCGAACTGGGCAACGCCCTGCGCGAGCGCGGCAGTGTGACGCTCGAGCCGTCCGCGAAGGTCACCGGCAACACCTACTTCGGCCGCTTCCCGGCGAGCTACTGGCAGCGCTGGACCACGGCGACCGAGGTGAAGCTCGAGGCCGTCGTCACCGGGGACGGGCTGCTGTCGCTCGGCGCGTCCGACATGCTCGGCGACCCGCGCGTGGTCGACGCGCAGCAGGTTTCGGGCGCGAAGGGCGCCAAGGTCGAGCTGACCGGCAAGCTGGACAAGTTCCTCGACGGCGGCGCGCTGTGGCTCGACCTCGAGACCGAGGGCGGCCAGACGCTGCGGGTCGAGCAGGTCCGCTGGACCGTCGACGCGCCGGAGTCGATCCGCCCGACCGCGGTCACCATCTGCACGATGAACCGCGCCGACGACTGCCTGAAAAACCTCCAGGCGCTCGCCGCCGACGTGTCCTCGCTGGACACCCTCGACGCCATCTACGTCGCCGACCAGGGCACCGACCTGGTCGAATCGCGCGAGGGCTTCGAGCAGGTCGCGAAGGACCTCGGCGAGAAGCTGCACTACATCAAGCAGCCGAACCTCGGCGGCGCGGGCGGCTTCACCCGCGGCATGTACGAGGTGGCCGGGCACACCGAGACCGAGCACGCGAACGTGCTGTTCATGGACGACGACGTGCTGCTCGAGCCGGACCTCGTCGTGCGCATGACGGCGTTCTCCAACCGCGCGGCCAACCCGATCATCGTCGGCGGCCAGATGCTCAACCTGCTGCACCCGAACCAGCTGCACGTCGGAGCCGAGTACGCCCGGCTGAACACGCTGGAGCCGGGACAGCCGGTGCAGCACTCGCTGTCCACCGCCGACCTGCTCGGCGTCGACGAGGACGGCAACCCGAACCGCCAGGAACGCCGCCTCGACGCCGGGTACAACGGCTGGTGGTCGTGCCTGATCCCGTACGAGGTCGTCAAGGCCATCGGCTACCCGCTGCCGTTCTTCTTCCAGTGGGACGACGCGGAGTACTCCTACCGGGCCCGCGAATACGGCTTCCCCACGGTGACCCTGCCGGGCGCCGGCGTGTGGCACGCGGACTTCCACTGGAAGGACTGGGACGAGTGGCACCGGTACTTCAACCTGCGCAACTCGATCATCACCGCCGCGCTGCACTCGCCGTTCAACCTGAACCTGCTGTCCCGCGTGCTGCTGGCGCAGCTGGTCCGCTACCTGCTCGGCATGCAGTACGGCCTTTCCGCGACGCTGATCAAGGCGGTCGAGGACTTCCTGGAGGGCCCGGAGATCCTGCACGACGGCGGCGTCGAGGCGATGAAGGAGATCCGCCGGATCCGCGACGCGTACCCGGAGACCAAGCGGCACAAGGTCACTGACGTGCCGGGCATCGCGTCCAACGACATCGGCATCATCAACAGCGCGCCGCGGCCGAGCATGCAGCGGCTCGTGCTGATCAAGCGCATCCTCGACAAGGTGCTCGGCCGCAGCCGTTTCGGGCTCGGCGCGGTGTCGATCGACGAGGCGCACTGGTGGCACGTCGCTTTGTTCGACACCGCCGTGGTCACCGACGCGTCGCAGGAAGGCGTGCGCGTGCGCACCTACGACAAGGTCAAGATGTTCGACCTCGCCAAGCGCGGCGCGAAGGTGCTCAACCGGCTGCGCAAGGAGGGGGCGGGCGTGCAGGAGCAGTACAAGCGCGCGATGCCGGAACTCACCTCGCGGGAGAACTGGAAGCGGCTGTACGGGCTGTGA
- a CDS encoding NAD(P)H-binding protein: MKSTYAPEEETRGMIVVTGATGGLGSATVEHLLTRVSASQIGVSVRDPAKARHFADRGVRVRRGSYEDPGDSFAGADQVLLISGNDPAADLVSLHRRAIDAAVAAGARRILYTSQHGAAPGNPYRPSDLHLATEAILGDSGVAWTALRNSAYGPLDQVLGPWQRTGEIAQPADGPVPYTDRADIAEATAALLAGDRSVDGPVTLAAPAAVTFADFAEIASGLTGRTVNRVVLDDEQWVAGHIANGVPEQTARFLLTWHQATRAGYFAESGPLLGELLGREPRTVTDRLAARLGEPA, encoded by the coding sequence ATGAAGTCAACTTATGCTCCCGAGGAAGAGACCAGGGGAATGATCGTTGTCACCGGTGCCACCGGCGGGCTGGGCAGTGCCACCGTCGAGCACCTCCTCACGCGCGTATCCGCAAGCCAGATCGGCGTCAGCGTCCGCGATCCCGCGAAGGCGCGACACTTCGCCGACCGAGGGGTCCGCGTACGACGGGGCTCCTACGAGGACCCGGGCGACTCTTTCGCCGGCGCCGACCAGGTCCTGCTGATCTCCGGCAACGACCCCGCCGCCGACCTGGTGAGCCTGCACCGGCGCGCCATCGACGCGGCCGTCGCGGCCGGCGCCCGGCGGATCCTCTACACGAGCCAGCACGGCGCCGCCCCCGGCAATCCGTACCGGCCGTCGGACCTCCACCTCGCCACCGAGGCGATCCTCGGCGACTCCGGAGTCGCCTGGACCGCACTGCGCAACAGCGCTTACGGTCCGCTCGACCAGGTGCTCGGCCCGTGGCAGCGGACCGGCGAGATCGCCCAGCCGGCAGACGGCCCCGTCCCGTACACCGACCGCGCGGACATCGCCGAAGCCACCGCGGCCCTTCTCGCCGGCGACCGCTCCGTCGACGGCCCCGTCACCCTCGCCGCTCCGGCCGCGGTCACTTTCGCCGATTTCGCCGAAATCGCTTCCGGCCTCACCGGTCGCACTGTCAATCGCGTTGTCCTGGACGACGAACAATGGGTCGCCGGGCACATCGCGAACGGGGTCCCGGAGCAGACGGCCCGGTTCCTGCTCACCTGGCACCAGGCCACCCGGGCCGGTTATTTCGCCGAATCGGGCCCGCTGCTGGGCGAGCTTCTCGGGCGCGAGCCCCGCACTGTCACGGACCGGCTCGCCGCCCGCCTCGGCGAACCCGCCTAG
- a CDS encoding phosphatase PAP2 family protein gives MLEKDTPRGEVAVLSSTQKALKKPGAVQVARGMSLFGEHSAGWFALGLLGAAVDRDRRKDWLVAAAGVVGAHAASIAVKRVVRRRRPDHPSVEVLVGTPSKLSFPSSHATSTTAAAVLYSGLTGRNLVPALVPPMLASRLLLGVHYPTDVLAGAALGGVVGGLIRRKLTTKR, from the coding sequence ATGCTTGAGAAGGACACCCCGCGCGGTGAGGTGGCCGTGCTCTCCAGCACCCAGAAGGCGCTGAAGAAGCCGGGCGCGGTGCAGGTCGCGCGGGGGATGTCGCTGTTCGGGGAGCACAGCGCGGGATGGTTCGCGCTGGGCTTGCTCGGAGCGGCGGTGGACCGCGACCGGCGCAAGGACTGGCTGGTCGCGGCAGCCGGAGTGGTGGGCGCGCACGCCGCGTCGATCGCCGTGAAGCGCGTCGTGCGGCGGCGCCGTCCGGACCATCCCAGCGTGGAGGTTCTGGTCGGCACGCCGAGCAAGCTGAGCTTCCCGTCGTCGCACGCGACGTCGACGACAGCGGCGGCGGTGCTCTACTCCGGATTGACCGGGCGTAACCTGGTCCCCGCCCTGGTACCGCCGATGCTCGCCTCGAGGCTGCTTCTCGGCGTTCACTATCCGACAGACGTTCTGGCCGGAGCCGCCCTGGGTGGCGTCGTCGGCGGTCTGATCCGACGGAAGCTGACCACAAAGCGATGA
- a CDS encoding VC0807 family protein, giving the protein MGNEFRSSLAALLIDLGAPVGGYYLLRAFDVPPVWALLLSGLPPALRVLYTLVTRRRADGIGLLVLMFLAVGLATTLMTGDARLLLVRGAWFSTLAGVWLLASLFVGQYPTTYQAARALLPGRGPRLDAAWAARPSFRRVWRTLTVAWGVGSLVHSGLSIGMAYTLPVDDVPALDAGLSIAFFVGLQVLTQILLAREGTFRQVMRPSTVDQTPDGG; this is encoded by the coding sequence ATGGGGAACGAATTCCGCTCGTCGCTGGCCGCGCTGCTGATCGATCTCGGCGCGCCAGTCGGCGGCTACTACCTGCTGCGCGCCTTCGACGTCCCACCCGTATGGGCGCTGCTGCTGAGCGGCCTGCCGCCCGCGCTGCGCGTGCTGTACACGCTGGTCACCCGGCGTCGCGCGGACGGGATCGGCCTGCTCGTCCTGATGTTCCTCGCCGTCGGCTTGGCCACCACGCTGATGACCGGCGACGCCCGGCTGCTGCTCGTGCGCGGGGCCTGGTTCAGCACGCTGGCGGGCGTCTGGCTGCTCGCGAGCCTGTTCGTCGGCCAGTACCCGACGACCTATCAGGCAGCCCGCGCCCTGCTCCCCGGCCGCGGCCCCCGGCTGGACGCGGCGTGGGCGGCCCGCCCGTCGTTCCGCCGGGTGTGGCGGACGCTGACCGTGGCGTGGGGCGTCGGCAGCTTGGTCCACAGTGGACTGAGCATCGGGATGGCGTACACGCTGCCAGTCGACGACGTTCCCGCACTCGACGCCGGACTGTCGATCGCGTTCTTCGTCGGATTGCAGGTGCTCACGCAGATTCTGCTCGCTCGCGAAGGCACGTTCCGTCAGGTTATGCGTCCGTCTACAGTGGACCAGACACCGGACGGCGGCTAG
- a CDS encoding helix-turn-helix domain-containing protein produces MAKPPISAAARIIGERVREFRNKAGLNQEQLAEAAGVHWTFVSQVERGLRNINLHNLLKFADGLGVNPAKLVDGLRPPSDSD; encoded by the coding sequence ATGGCCAAGCCTCCGATCTCCGCTGCCGCGCGCATTATCGGCGAGCGCGTGCGCGAGTTCCGGAACAAGGCTGGGCTCAATCAGGAGCAGCTGGCCGAGGCGGCCGGCGTGCACTGGACCTTCGTGAGCCAGGTCGAGCGCGGCCTGCGCAACATCAACCTGCACAACCTGCTCAAGTTCGCCGACGGGCTCGGCGTGAACCCCGCGAAGCTCGTGGACGGCTTGCGTCCGCCGTCAGACTCGGACTAG
- a CDS encoding acyl-CoA dehydrogenase family protein — MADLVSRARALADDLLFPAAAEVDRLGVVPRSHFDALAEEGFYGLAAPDSGVGLEQLVGVLEALAGGCLSTAFTWLQHHGLVAGLAATDREDLRERYLADLISGRLRAGVAYAGVIPTPPRVRVQRVDGGYRFDGEAPFVSGWDAIDLLQLSGRDGDTVVNALVSPIVGHSLVAEPLTLMAAQGTATVRLKLNNHFIPDESVFAKVSYDKFVAGNTFAARLNGCAPLGLAERCACLIEATGEKETATALRSEQEEIRRRLDAGLADPATLPAARAAGAELAYRSAGALAAATGSSAVLAGAPAGRLVREATFLLVAASRPEIRAGLLALVRR; from the coding sequence ATGGCCGACCTGGTTTCCCGCGCGCGGGCTCTTGCCGACGATCTGTTGTTTCCGGCGGCGGCTGAGGTGGACCGGCTGGGCGTGGTGCCGCGCTCGCATTTCGACGCGCTCGCCGAGGAGGGTTTCTACGGTCTCGCCGCGCCGGATTCCGGGGTCGGCCTCGAGCAGCTGGTCGGCGTGCTCGAAGCGCTGGCCGGCGGGTGCCTGAGCACCGCGTTCACTTGGCTGCAGCACCACGGCCTGGTCGCTGGCCTGGCCGCGACGGACCGGGAGGACCTGCGGGAGCGATACCTGGCGGACCTGATCAGCGGACGGTTGCGCGCGGGCGTCGCGTATGCGGGCGTGATCCCGACGCCGCCGAGAGTGCGGGTTCAGCGGGTCGACGGCGGGTATCGGTTCGACGGCGAGGCGCCGTTCGTGAGCGGCTGGGACGCGATCGACCTGCTGCAGCTGTCCGGCCGGGACGGCGACACGGTGGTCAACGCGTTGGTGTCGCCGATTGTCGGGCACAGTCTGGTCGCCGAGCCGTTGACGCTCATGGCCGCGCAAGGCACCGCGACCGTGCGATTGAAGCTGAACAACCACTTCATTCCCGACGAATCGGTTTTCGCCAAGGTCAGCTACGACAAATTCGTGGCCGGCAATACGTTTGCGGCCCGGCTCAACGGGTGTGCGCCGCTTGGCCTCGCGGAGCGCTGCGCCTGCTTGATCGAGGCGACCGGCGAGAAGGAAACGGCGACGGCGCTGCGGTCCGAACAGGAAGAAATCCGTCGTCGCCTCGACGCCGGGCTCGCTGATCCGGCCACGCTCCCGGCTGCCCGCGCCGCCGGAGCCGAGCTGGCGTACCGGTCGGCGGGCGCGCTCGCCGCGGCGACCGGCAGCAGCGCGGTGCTGGCCGGGGCGCCCGCGGGCCGGCTGGTGCGCGAGGCGACGTTCCTGCTCGTGGCCGCGAGCAGACCGGAGATCCGCGCCGGACTGCTCGCCCTCGTCCGCCGCTAA
- a CDS encoding DUF3558 domain-containing protein: MKLRTAFVLLSSAMLFAGCSGTTGGHPTPVSASTSSPSGEVPPYGGAPKVENPLPDSVLSGSACDALSPQQVHEDVGDGVTGKPEDGPLGPKCTWSDHQDGSMLTIFYTTKQREGLSIIYKQVKPQMKRFDVLPPIQGFPAVAYDPKPGPRTDGCQIAVGLSDTLEFEVGVDLGLSNSGKTDSCRIAAIIADHAVTTLKKKAGR, from the coding sequence ATGAAACTCCGCACGGCATTTGTCCTGCTCAGCTCCGCAATGCTGTTCGCCGGCTGCTCCGGCACCACGGGCGGCCACCCCACGCCGGTGTCGGCCAGCACCTCGTCGCCAAGCGGAGAAGTGCCGCCCTACGGTGGCGCTCCGAAGGTCGAGAATCCGCTTCCTGATTCCGTGCTCTCCGGGAGCGCGTGCGACGCGCTCAGCCCCCAGCAGGTCCATGAGGACGTCGGAGACGGCGTCACCGGCAAACCGGAAGACGGCCCTCTCGGCCCGAAGTGCACCTGGTCTGACCATCAGGACGGCTCAATGCTGACGATTTTCTACACGACCAAGCAACGAGAAGGCTTGAGCATCATCTACAAGCAGGTCAAGCCGCAGATGAAACGGTTCGACGTGCTTCCGCCCATCCAGGGCTTCCCTGCCGTGGCCTACGACCCGAAGCCAGGCCCGAGGACAGACGGGTGCCAGATCGCGGTGGGGCTCTCCGACACTCTCGAATTCGAGGTAGGAGTCGACCTCGGTTTGTCCAACAGCGGCAAGACCGACTCCTGCCGCATCGCCGCCATCATTGCCGACCACGCGGTCACGACGCTCAAGAAGAAAGCGGGGCGGTGA
- a CDS encoding FAD-binding oxidoreductase: protein MTQAPETQRRTLTGWGRTAGTVADVLSTRDVDAIARAVASAGPRGVIARGLGRSYGDPAQNAGGLVVDMTVLDRIHSIDPDSGLVDLDAGVSLDKLMREALPYGLWVPVLPGTRQVTIGGAIANDIHGKNHHSAGSFGNHVVSMDLLTADGSVRTLTPEGPDSELFWATVAGIGLTGIIVRATIRMKKTESAYFYVDADRTSNLDETLGLFTDGSDLNYDYSMAVPDLISSDSRLGRATFSRGSLATLDQLPPKLRNDPLRFDAPQLLTLPDVFPSGLVNKLTSTMMGNLWQQTVPKKGARGKIQNLTQFYHPLDMLSEWNRGYGSKGFLQYQFSVPFGAEEQLKGICRAISRSGHYSFLNVFKRMGDSNPAPMSWPAPGWMLSVDFPIKSGLSRFCEEMDEMVLDANGRLYTAKDSRTSPETFAKMYPRLEEWRKVRASVDPEGVFASDMSRRLAL from the coding sequence GTGACCCAAGCACCCGAGACACAGCGCCGCACGCTCACCGGCTGGGGCCGCACCGCCGGGACCGTCGCCGACGTGCTGAGCACCCGCGACGTCGACGCGATCGCCCGCGCCGTCGCCTCCGCAGGCCCGCGCGGGGTCATCGCACGCGGGCTCGGCCGGTCCTACGGCGACCCGGCGCAGAACGCGGGCGGCCTGGTCGTCGACATGACCGTGCTCGACCGCATCCACTCGATCGACCCGGACTCCGGCCTCGTCGACCTCGACGCGGGCGTCAGCCTCGACAAGCTGATGCGCGAGGCCCTGCCGTACGGCCTGTGGGTCCCGGTCCTGCCGGGCACCCGCCAGGTGACGATCGGCGGCGCGATCGCCAACGACATCCACGGCAAGAACCACCATTCGGCGGGCAGCTTCGGCAACCACGTGGTGTCGATGGACCTGCTCACCGCCGACGGATCCGTGCGCACGCTCACCCCCGAAGGCCCGGATTCCGAGCTGTTCTGGGCGACCGTGGCGGGGATCGGGCTGACCGGGATCATCGTCCGCGCCACGATCCGGATGAAGAAGACGGAATCGGCGTATTTCTACGTGGACGCCGACCGCACCTCGAACCTCGACGAGACCCTCGGGCTCTTCACCGATGGTTCGGACCTCAACTACGACTACTCCATGGCCGTGCCGGACCTGATCTCGTCCGACAGCCGCCTCGGCCGGGCCACGTTCTCGCGCGGTTCGCTCGCGACGCTCGACCAGCTGCCGCCGAAGCTGCGCAACGACCCGCTGCGCTTCGACGCGCCGCAGCTGCTGACGCTGCCCGACGTGTTCCCCAGCGGTCTGGTCAACAAGCTGACCTCGACCATGATGGGCAATCTGTGGCAGCAGACCGTGCCCAAGAAGGGCGCGCGCGGCAAGATCCAGAACCTCACGCAGTTCTACCACCCTCTCGACATGCTGAGCGAGTGGAACCGCGGCTACGGAAGCAAGGGCTTCCTGCAGTACCAGTTCTCCGTGCCGTTCGGCGCGGAAGAGCAGCTCAAGGGCATCTGCCGGGCCATCTCGCGGTCCGGGCACTACTCGTTCCTGAACGTGTTCAAGCGGATGGGCGACTCGAACCCGGCTCCGATGTCCTGGCCGGCGCCGGGCTGGATGCTGAGCGTCGACTTCCCGATCAAGAGCGGGCTCAGCCGGTTCTGCGAGGAAATGGACGAGATGGTCCTGGACGCGAACGGCCGTCTCTACACCGCGAAGGACTCGCGCACCTCGCCCGAGACTTTCGCGAAGATGTACCCGCGGCTGGAGGAGTGGCGCAAGGTGCGCGCTTCCGTTGACCCCGAAGGCGTTTTCGCCTCTGACATGAGCCGGAGGCTCGCACTGTGA
- a CDS encoding ESX secretion-associated protein EspG — protein MTGLDPAVRLPTAVLSMVWDMLDLGEMHPMLGGKRLWVRDGADRRLHAETIEYLGQLGLARDAVPTPDFRATLQVIAYAEGEYFAHSQFSTGTDRSALVARRGPDAVRVSVQDDVVEIRQIAPNRLATALFDTLPQLPGAPVRSVSVASDEAPDPFDESTSAEYLNSILDQPREAVHQLYAGRRAAGVHRTGGPIFALDLVAGRVLTYRTTGERTELIPGDPRAIVKILNETLEAL, from the coding sequence ATGACCGGACTGGATCCCGCGGTGCGGCTGCCGACCGCAGTGCTGTCCATGGTCTGGGACATGCTCGATCTCGGCGAAATGCACCCGATGCTCGGCGGTAAGCGATTGTGGGTGAGGGACGGGGCAGACCGTCGACTGCATGCCGAAACCATCGAGTACCTCGGGCAACTCGGGCTCGCGCGCGACGCGGTGCCGACACCGGACTTCCGGGCGACCTTGCAGGTGATCGCGTATGCCGAAGGCGAATACTTCGCGCACTCGCAATTCAGCACCGGCACCGATCGCAGCGCATTGGTCGCGCGGCGCGGGCCGGACGCGGTACGGGTGTCCGTCCAGGACGACGTGGTCGAGATCCGGCAGATTGCCCCGAACCGGCTGGCCACCGCGCTTTTCGACACGCTTCCGCAGCTCCCCGGCGCGCCCGTGCGCTCGGTGTCGGTGGCATCCGACGAGGCGCCGGACCCGTTCGACGAAAGCACCAGCGCCGAGTACCTCAATTCGATCCTGGACCAGCCCCGGGAAGCAGTGCACCAGCTGTACGCCGGCCGCCGGGCGGCGGGCGTGCACCGCACCGGCGGCCCGATCTTCGCCCTGGACCTGGTGGCCGGCCGAGTCCTGACGTACCGGACCACTGGCGAGCGGACCGAACTCATCCCCGGCGACCCGCGTGCGATCGTCAAGATTTTGAACGAAACACTCGAGGCACTCTGA
- a CDS encoding GtrA family protein has protein sequence MVATEPQSDQAQPVPAGPGLLGQLIRFGVIGGFCALFDLGTYSLLRAVGMDAVPWVDVARAISFVVGTTTAFFLNRRFTFADGRRDGNAQVGSFVLLYAVTFFVAVGVNQLMLHVLPESGWKATLAWVVSQATATVINFVMLKWVVFRVRPVKEN, from the coding sequence GTGGTGGCTACAGAACCGCAGAGTGACCAAGCGCAGCCGGTGCCCGCGGGCCCCGGGCTGCTGGGCCAGCTGATCCGGTTCGGCGTGATCGGCGGCTTCTGCGCCCTGTTCGACCTGGGCACGTACTCGCTGCTGCGAGCGGTCGGCATGGACGCCGTCCCGTGGGTGGACGTCGCGCGCGCGATCAGTTTCGTCGTGGGCACGACCACGGCGTTCTTCCTGAACCGGCGCTTCACGTTCGCTGACGGGCGGCGCGACGGGAACGCGCAGGTCGGCAGCTTCGTTCTGCTGTACGCCGTCACCTTCTTCGTCGCCGTCGGCGTGAATCAGCTCATGCTGCACGTGCTGCCGGAGTCGGGCTGGAAGGCCACGCTGGCCTGGGTGGTGTCCCAGGCAACGGCGACTGTGATCAATTTCGTGATGCTCAAATGGGTCGTGTTCCGTGTACGGCCGGTAAAGGAGAACTGA
- a CDS encoding decaprenylphospho-beta-D-erythro-pentofuranosid-2-ulose 2-reductase, with protein sequence MIDAVGNPQSLLLLGGTSDIALAIAEKYLAEKPLRVVLAARPSPRLEEAAQRLKDRGAEVSTVAFDAKDLASHPKVLDEAFAGGDIDVTVVAFGLLGEAEELWQDHGKAVELATVNYTAAVSVGVALSEKLKTQGHGKVIALSSVAGERVRRSNFVYGSSKAGFDGFYLGLGEALAPHGVQVTVVRSGQVKTKMTAGMKDAPLTRTAEQVADVAVEAARKGKDLVWSPSEFRLVMSILRHVPRPIFRKLPV encoded by the coding sequence GTGATCGACGCGGTCGGTAACCCCCAGTCCCTGCTGCTGCTCGGCGGCACGTCCGACATCGCGCTGGCGATCGCGGAGAAGTACCTCGCGGAGAAGCCGCTGCGGGTCGTGCTGGCCGCACGTCCTTCGCCGCGGCTGGAGGAAGCCGCGCAGCGCCTGAAGGATCGCGGTGCCGAAGTGTCCACTGTGGCCTTTGACGCCAAGGACCTCGCCTCCCACCCGAAGGTGCTGGACGAGGCGTTCGCCGGCGGCGACATCGACGTCACGGTGGTCGCGTTCGGCCTGCTCGGCGAGGCCGAGGAGCTGTGGCAGGACCACGGCAAGGCGGTCGAGCTGGCGACGGTCAACTACACCGCCGCGGTGTCGGTCGGCGTCGCGCTGTCGGAGAAGCTCAAGACGCAGGGCCACGGCAAGGTCATCGCGCTGTCGTCGGTCGCGGGCGAGCGCGTGCGCCGGTCGAACTTCGTGTACGGCTCGAGCAAGGCCGGTTTCGACGGGTTCTACCTCGGTCTCGGCGAGGCCCTCGCGCCGCACGGCGTGCAGGTGACCGTCGTGCGGTCGGGCCAGGTCAAGACCAAGATGACCGCAGGCATGAAGGACGCCCCGCTGACCCGGACCGCCGAGCAGGTCGCCGACGTCGCGGTCGAGGCCGCGCGCAAGGGCAAGGACCTCGTGTGGTCGCCGTCGGAGTTCCGGCTGGTGATGTCGATCCTGCGGCACGTGCCGCGGCCGATCTTCCGCAAGCTGCCGGTCTGA